In Leishmania braziliensis MHOM/BR/75/M2904 contig, possible fusion of chromosomes 20 and 34, the following proteins share a genomic window:
- a CDS encoding putative tubulin-tyrosine ligase, whose protein sequence is MSAGEADQHVVWNTGAPLSSLTHRCGDGDVVAAARRARSALEPFLVSPSVVLDPSSTTTSTDESAGLTSTDVYLVDSPYNRRRPTIAFVPYDKPATGDERHHSNRGTEDESISMHIDVLVQPDRLPLGPADGRSGESGPAASALDVTQSQRRVIPRASAGPYSRLSYIMDENCTPFTALLATLRVAGFTRVSGRAALLHKTHSLLWVKRLLPSMVNQALQPQTGAYRKVNHFPATHALGRKDKLCLLLRRAGLRWQASGNLSTALSDTCARSAAATRAAVWASLTPESWLLPQEVEACVRAIRQPHPSAAASPLFIVKPTNLAGGQGIFLIRGSSEAGVMSLMAAVGGLGGGPSSTSRKEPVTGSLDSSAVGSTAVAAAPAAETVRSNYIVQRYMANPFLLEGRKFDLRLYVVVTSYDPVRMYLYREGLVRIASLPYIRTTATAAAAVTTLADVSDLRAHLTNFTLNKGASLVMAGESDADAATAGAAANGSDTKWSLRSLEVYVASMGYDWPGTLQRIHELLRLVFLSVTPEVREALRASSATRLKSAASNTAASLPPLAAVSSHATTNGTSPFFEIFGVDVLLLTDDSEENFPHDLLAVSASACTLRPVLLEVNIMPSLSTHYSLFDQRIKANFIADALTLVGLMPPPPLPKVAFSTAGVQNTTGSQRSCYNDAFLDGLCDSDVLNVCLATEEEHRRADNFTRLLPTRNSASKYKALMEVAEENGTPTAAPSRLDAVLSSWLASSP, encoded by the coding sequence ATGTCTGCAGGGGAAGCTGATCAGCATGTGGTATGGAACACTGGAgcacccctttcctccctgacgcaccgctgcggcgatggTGATGTCGTAGCAGCGGCCCGACGCGCGCGAAGTGCGTTGGAGCCGTTTCTGGTGTCGCCCAGTGTCGTGCTGGACCCCTcgtccaccaccacatcAACAGACGAGAGCGCCGGTCTCACCTCGACGGATGTGTACCTCGTCGACTCTCCGTACAATCGGCGTCGCCCTACCATCGCGTTTGTGCCATACGACAAGCCGGCGACAGGCGATGAGCGCCATCACAGTAACAGGGGAACTGAGGATGAGAGCATATCGATGCACATCGATGTCCTCGTTCAACCAGACAGGCTTCCACTCGGTCCCGCGGACGGCAGAAGCGGAGAAAGCGGCCCGGCAGCCTCCGCGCTCGATGTTACCCAATCGCAGCGTCGCGTTATCCCTCGCGCTTCTGCGGGTCCGTACAGCAGGTTGAGCTACATCATGGATGAGAACTGCACACCCTTCACGGCGCTGCTCGCCACCCTTCGCGTGGCCGGCTTCACCCGCGTCTCCGgccgcgcggcgctgcttcacaAAACGCACTCGCTTCTCTGGGTAAAGCGCCTACTGCCAAGCATGGTGAATcaagcgctgcagccgcagactGGCGCTTATCGGAAGGTGAACCACTTTCCAGCCACCCACGCCCTCGGCCGAAAGGACAAGCTttgcctgctgctgagaCGCGCTGGATTGCGTTGGCAGGCAAGTGGAAATCTGTCGACAGCGCTGAGCGATACGTGCGcgaggagcgcagcagcgacgcgcgcggcggtgTGGGCGTCCCTGACCCCTGAGAGCTGGCTTCTTCCACAAGAAGTGgaagcgtgcgtgcgtgcgatCCGGCAGCCGCACCCTTCCGCGGCAGCATCCCCACTCTTTATCGTGAAGCCGACGAACCTAGCTGGTGGCCAAGGCATCTTCCTAAtacgcggcagcagtgaggCGGGGGTTATGTCGCTGATGGCCGCTGTCGGCGGGCTTGGCGGCGgccccagcagcacctcccgCAAGGAGCCCGTCACTGGATCACTCGACTCTAGTGCTGTCGGCTCTACcgccgtggccgccgcccctGCTGCGGAGACGGTGAGAAGCAACTACATTGTGCAGCGATACATGGCAAACCCCTTTTTGCTGGAGGGCAGAAAGTTTGACCTGCGGCTGTACGTTGTCGTGACCTCCTACGATCCTGTGCGGATGTACCTCTACCGGGAAGGCCTCGTGCGCATCGCCTCCTTGCCCTACATCCGCACCACtgcaacagcggcggcggcggtgacaacACTCGCCGATGTATCCGACCTGAGAGCGCACTTGACGAACTTCACCCTGAACAAAGGGGCTTCGCTAGTGATGGCTGGGGAAAGTGACGCAGACGCGGCCacggctggcgctgcagccaacGGATCGGACACAAAATGGTCGCTGCGCAGCCTGGAAGTTTATGTTGCCTCGATGGGATATGACTGGCCCGGTACGCTACAGCGCATTCACGAGCTGCTCCGGCTTGTGTTTCTCTCAGTCACCCCCGAAGTCCGAGAAGCGTTGCGCGCGTCGTCGGCGACCCGGCTAAAGAGCGCAGCTAGCAACACAGCAGCGTCACTACCGCCTTTGGCTGCCGTGTCGTCGCATGCCACCACCAATGGCACATCGCCTTTCTTCGAGATATTTGGTGTGGACGTGCTTCTTCTCACTGACGACAGTGAGGAAAACTTTCCCCATGACTTGTTAGCCGTGTCGGCAAGTGCCTGCACGTTGCGGCCTGTGCTACTCGAGGTAAACATTATGCCCTCTCTCAGCACGCACTACTCGCTCTTTGATCAGCGCATCAAAGCAAACTTCATCGCCGACGCGCTGACGCTGGTGGGCCTgatgccgccaccgccgctgccaaagGTGGCCTTCTCCACTGCTGGGGTCCAGAACACGACGGGGAGTCAACGGAGCTGTTACAACGACGCCTTCCTAGACGGGTTGTGTGACAGCGACGTACTGAACGTGTGTCTTGCCACGGAAGAGGAGCACCGACGTGCCGACAACTTCACACGCCTCCTGCCGACACGCAACTCTGCCAGTAAGTACAAGGCTTTGATGGAGGTAGCGGAGGAGAATGGGACGCCtacagcggcgccgtcccGCCTCGATGCAGTACTGAGTTCTTGGCTGGCGTCTTCACCGTGA